The following are encoded together in the Pleurocapsa sp. FMAR1 genome:
- a CDS encoding class I SAM-dependent methyltransferase, with the protein MKQPINISGLQGVSETLLLTLYMRNLETKRKNGIIKDKKSVEIVDRINYNFSRHDSDFSQALIAIRTEAIDKLVYNFINQYPNSTVVNLGAGLCTRFFRLDNGLVRWIDIDLPKVKPVWDSLIGASERSQYLAYSILDFDWLGKIKKISSDKILFIAEGVMMFFSESEVKQLILNIKDNFAESEIIFDSLGIFLAHNSNLNSGKLGIKAAYKWGIKDLKEIETWNHRIKLVNQYYYLDRHKHRLGWIGLLSYLPMLRRQVKIGHFRFIC; encoded by the coding sequence ATGAAACAGCCTATAAATATTTCAGGGCTACAAGGAGTATCTGAAACCCTTTTGCTGACGCTTTACATGAGAAATTTGGAGACTAAGCGCAAAAACGGCATCATCAAAGATAAAAAATCTGTCGAGATTGTAGATCGAATCAACTATAATTTTTCGCGTCATGATTCGGATTTTAGTCAAGCTCTGATTGCCATTCGTACCGAAGCTATAGACAAGCTGGTTTATAATTTTATCAATCAATATCCTAATTCTACAGTTGTTAATTTGGGAGCAGGTTTATGTACCAGATTTTTTCGTCTAGATAACGGCTTAGTCCGTTGGATTGATATAGATTTACCCAAAGTCAAGCCAGTTTGGGATAGTTTGATTGGTGCATCAGAGCGATCGCAATATCTTGCCTACTCAATTTTAGACTTTGATTGGCTGGGGAAGATAAAAAAAATATCATCAGACAAGATACTGTTTATTGCCGAAGGAGTGATGATGTTTTTTTCAGAATCAGAAGTTAAGCAATTAATTCTTAATATCAAAGATAATTTTGCTGAATCAGAAATTATTTTTGACTCATTAGGCATATTTCTGGCTCACAATAGCAATCTTAATTCTGGCAAATTGGGCATCAAAGCAGCTTATAAATGGGGAATTAAGGATCTAAAGGAAATAGAAACCTGGAATCATCGAATCAAGTTGGTTAATCAATATTATTATTTAGATCGACACAAACATCGCCTAGGATGGATTGGATTACTGAGCTACCTTCCCATGTTGAGAAGGCAAGTTAAAATAGGTCATTTTCGATTTATTTGCTAG
- a CDS encoding S-methyl-5'-thioadenosine phosphorylase yields the protein MVEAKIGIIGGSGLYKMDALKDVQEIKLSTPFGDPSDVLIVGEIEGATVAFLARHGRGHHLLPSELPFCANIHAMKQLGVEYIISASAVGSLKEEARPLDMVIPDQFIDRTKNRESTFFGEGLVAHIAFGDPVCPNLASVLANAVESLDLSELNLHRGGTYVCMEGPAFSTKAESYLYRSWGATVIGMTNLTEAKLAREAEIAYATLALVTDYDCWHDDHDSVTVEMIIDNLQKNAINAQLVIKETVKRLNAKPPESMAHSALKYAILTPPDKIPAATKEKLALLTKKYF from the coding sequence ATGGTAGAAGCAAAGATTGGTATCATTGGCGGTAGTGGTTTGTATAAAATGGACGCTCTGAAAGATGTTCAGGAGATAAAATTATCTACTCCTTTTGGCGATCCCTCTGATGTCTTAATAGTTGGAGAAATTGAAGGCGCAACAGTAGCTTTCTTAGCTCGGCATGGGCGTGGTCATCATTTGCTCCCCTCTGAGCTACCTTTTTGTGCCAATATTCATGCCATGAAACAACTGGGAGTGGAATATATCATTTCTGCTTCTGCCGTTGGCTCTTTAAAAGAAGAAGCTAGACCCTTAGATATGGTAATACCCGATCAGTTTATCGATCGCACCAAGAATCGCGAATCTACTTTTTTTGGCGAAGGTTTGGTAGCTCACATTGCTTTTGGCGATCCTGTTTGCCCCAACCTGGCTAGTGTCTTGGCTAATGCTGTGGAGTCTTTAGATTTATCTGAGTTAAATCTGCATCGTGGTGGCACTTATGTTTGTATGGAAGGTCCCGCATTTTCTACTAAAGCCGAGTCTTATCTTTATCGTAGTTGGGGGGCAACTGTGATTGGCATGACCAATTTGACTGAAGCTAAGTTAGCCAGAGAAGCGGAAATTGCCTATGCCACTCTTGCTTTAGTTACAGATTACGACTGTTGGCATGACGATCATGACAGCGTTACGGTGGAAATGATTATTGATAATCTACAGAAAAATGCTATCAATGCTCAATTAGTAATTAAAGAAACAGTCAAAAGGTTAAACGCCAAACCGCCAGAATCAATGGCTCATTCAGCTTTAAAATATGCCATCTTGACTCCTCCTGATAAGATACCTGCTGCAACTAAAGAAAAATTGGCTTTGCTTACCAAAAAGTACTTTTAG
- a CDS encoding phycobiliprotein lyase — translation MELKKFLDLSEGRWFSQRTNYLLGGDKADNSKADITIETISADDSRAVELCQKHHLDPNLIIGGTVQSWDNSVDWGKDKQVGSATIVLVSNPDSDRTGKIIRPQDAKVCGHYALGVDEALTLTIENDRMYAEERQWFASDNFKMRTTVVKYHDGRKQTSFYSEIRKAAPKDNEQ, via the coding sequence ATGGAGCTAAAGAAATTTCTAGATTTAAGTGAGGGAAGATGGTTTAGTCAGCGTACTAATTATCTCTTAGGCGGGGACAAAGCAGACAATAGTAAAGCAGATATTACTATTGAAACCATTTCTGCTGATGATTCACGAGCCGTTGAGCTATGCCAGAAGCATCATTTAGACCCTAATCTCATTATTGGTGGTACGGTGCAAAGCTGGGATAATTCTGTAGACTGGGGTAAAGACAAGCAGGTAGGCTCGGCAACTATAGTTTTAGTTAGTAACCCTGATAGCGATCGCACTGGCAAAATAATTCGCCCCCAGGATGCTAAAGTATGCGGTCATTATGCTTTAGGCGTAGACGAAGCTTTAACCTTAACTATTGAGAATGATCGAATGTACGCCGAAGAGCGTCAATGGTTTGCCAGCGATAACTTTAAAATGCGTACCACAGTTGTCAAATACCACGATGGCAGAAAACAAACCTCTTTCTATTCAGAAATTCGCAAAGCAGCACCAAAAGACAATGAACAGTAG
- the hisIE gene encoding bifunctional phosphoribosyl-AMP cyclohydrolase/phosphoribosyl-ATP diphosphatase HisIE: protein MSSSTIKNYNIPLNEICYNEQGLVPAIAQDYLDGTVLMMAWMNKDSLQKTIETGEAWYWSRSRQQLWHKGATSGHIQKVQSLRYDCDSDALLVTIEQIGDIACHTGERSCFHQVDESKNKKAPPADTLTEVYRVIRDRQAYPSETSYTCSLLAGGDNKILKKIGEESAEVVMACKDDDSKAIASEVADLLYHTLVALAYHNVDIRDVYRQLQSRR, encoded by the coding sequence ATGTCCTCAAGCACAATCAAAAATTACAATATTCCTTTAAATGAAATTTGCTATAACGAACAGGGATTAGTACCTGCGATCGCTCAAGATTATCTTGACGGTACAGTTTTGATGATGGCGTGGATGAATAAAGATTCACTACAAAAAACCATCGAGACAGGAGAAGCTTGGTATTGGAGTCGATCGCGTCAACAATTGTGGCACAAAGGGGCAACTTCGGGGCATATTCAAAAAGTACAATCTTTACGCTACGACTGTGATAGTGATGCTCTGTTGGTTACTATTGAGCAGATAGGCGATATTGCTTGTCACACTGGAGAGCGAAGCTGTTTTCATCAGGTAGACGAAAGCAAAAATAAAAAAGCTCCTCCAGCCGATACTCTAACTGAAGTATACCGAGTCATTCGCGATCGCCAAGCTTATCCCAGCGAGACTTCTTATACCTGTAGTTTGCTTGCAGGAGGAGACAATAAGATTCTCAAGAAAATTGGCGAAGAATCAGCCGAAGTAGTCATGGCTTGTAAAGATGATGACTCAAAAGCGATCGCTTCTGAAGTAGCAGATTTGCTCTATCATACCCTAGTTGCCCTGGCTTATCATAACGTTGATATTCGTGATGTCTATCGTCAACTACAGTCTAGAAGATGA
- a CDS encoding type II toxin-antitoxin system VapC family toxin produces MVTAGTPIAVEDFYIGAIALHHDFTVITSNTKHFEKIQELEVINWKVGNRQK; encoded by the coding sequence TTGGTTACTGCTGGTACACCAATAGCCGTTGAAGACTTTTATATTGGCGCGATCGCACTACATCATGATTTTACCGTAATCACAAGTAACACCAAGCATTTTGAGAAAATTCAGGAATTAGAAGTTATAAATTGGAAAGTAGGCAATAGACAGAAGTAA
- a CDS encoding MFS transporter — translation MNQSVASNLTKLYILRGLAFAWFPIPTIVLFYESHGLDLQQVVLLKTILSLSVLVLEVPSGYLADVWGRKACLVVGSGVWVGSWLIYCVGSSFTEFAIAEILAGVAGSLISGADTALSFDSLLQLGREKYYQIWEGRLVAIAGISEAVCGIIGAAIASVNLVYPFYLQTVCLVIYFCLALTLVEPECHQPIAKNQKLGQLKSIMVDVFKRPRLRWLILLSGTFSSASFLIVWLSQDYLKLLNIPIQAFGWAWAIFHLGMSLASVNTHHFERILGIKKATLSLVLLLAVAYVGLGSIKQVWGIAFIMIIYLVRGFSSPLILNAINQQISSSVRATILSINSLVFRIGFAVVAPIVGAIASRYDLFTGLITAGCLFLISGLFCWWQLVQNKAFYR, via the coding sequence TTGAATCAATCTGTTGCTTCAAATCTAACTAAACTATACATTCTGAGAGGACTAGCTTTTGCTTGGTTTCCTATCCCAACTATTGTTTTATTTTACGAGAGTCACGGACTGGATTTACAACAGGTAGTTTTACTCAAAACCATTTTATCTCTATCAGTTTTGGTGCTAGAAGTGCCATCGGGATACTTAGCTGATGTTTGGGGCAGAAAAGCCTGTCTGGTAGTGGGTAGTGGAGTTTGGGTTGGTAGCTGGTTAATTTATTGTGTTGGCAGTTCTTTTACAGAATTTGCGATCGCCGAAATATTAGCAGGAGTAGCAGGAAGTCTAATTTCGGGGGCGGACACTGCCCTAAGTTTTGATAGCTTATTACAATTAGGCAGAGAAAAATATTATCAAATTTGGGAAGGAAGACTAGTTGCGATCGCTGGCATTAGTGAGGCGGTATGTGGCATTATCGGTGCTGCGATCGCTTCTGTTAATTTAGTCTATCCTTTTTATCTTCAAACTGTTTGTTTAGTTATCTATTTCTGTTTAGCATTAACTTTAGTTGAGCCTGAGTGTCATCAACCCATTGCTAAAAACCAAAAGTTAGGACAGCTTAAAAGCATTATGGTTGATGTATTTAAACGTCCTCGTCTGCGGTGGCTGATTTTGTTGAGCGGTACTTTTTCTAGTGCTAGCTTTTTAATTGTTTGGTTATCTCAAGACTATTTAAAACTATTAAATATTCCAATTCAGGCTTTCGGTTGGGCGTGGGCAATATTTCATCTGGGTATGAGTTTGGCTTCGGTTAATACTCATCACTTTGAACGTATTTTGGGCATCAAAAAAGCTACTTTGAGTTTGGTTTTATTACTAGCTGTTGCTTATGTTGGTTTGGGCAGCATTAAGCAAGTCTGGGGAATAGCTTTTATTATGATTATCTATTTAGTTAGAGGTTTTTCTTCCCCGCTAATTCTCAACGCTATTAACCAGCAAATTTCCTCTTCTGTGCGTGCTACTATTCTTTCAATCAATAGCTTAGTATTTCGCATTGGTTTTGCTGTCGTTGCGCCTATAGTTGGCGCGATCGCATCTCGCTACGATTTATTTACAGGCTTGATTACCGCTGGTTGCTTGTTTTTAATTTCAGGCTTATTTTGTTGGTGGCAATTGGTTCAAAATAAAGCATTTTATCGTTGA
- a CDS encoding Get3/ArsA fold putative tail anchor-mediating ATPase NosAFP, whose protein sequence is MSLIVTFLGKGGTGRTISAIATAKKLATEGKKVLLIGQDSSPAWGMALGTTPATEPQEISLNFAAMQLNSAVLLENSWEQVKQLESQYLRSPILKQVYGQELGILPGMDRALALNAIREYYQGNKYDVIVYDGTGGIDTLRMFGLPEILSWYVRRFRGVFSESDIVKTLSPFVQPVTGAILNTTWSANDITSSTDNPASQMLENGTAALNQGKVMAYLVTTPDPAAVATAKYLWGSSQQIGLGVGGLIVNQGTIADDVSADFAPLSVASVPKFDGDNWQAIIDKLPAMDEKLDVPKPTEVVMAERKIKVFLPGFEKKDVKLTQYGPEITIEAGDQRRNITLPPAWRGNSVTGAKFINGYLEVSVG, encoded by the coding sequence ATGTCCTTGATCGTCACCTTTTTAGGTAAAGGCGGTACGGGTCGCACTATTAGCGCGATCGCAACTGCTAAAAAGCTAGCTACAGAAGGAAAAAAAGTTCTTTTAATCGGACAAGATTCTAGTCCTGCTTGGGGAATGGCACTAGGTACAACTCCTGCCACTGAACCTCAAGAGATTAGCCTTAACTTTGCTGCAATGCAATTAAATTCGGCTGTATTGCTAGAAAATAGCTGGGAGCAGGTTAAGCAACTGGAATCCCAATATTTGCGATCGCCAATTCTTAAACAGGTATATGGTCAGGAGTTGGGCATTTTGCCTGGTATGGATCGAGCCTTGGCTCTTAATGCTATCCGCGAATATTATCAAGGTAATAAATATGACGTAATTGTTTACGACGGTACAGGGGGCATAGACACTCTGAGAATGTTTGGGCTGCCAGAAATTTTAAGCTGGTATGTTCGCCGTTTTCGAGGCGTATTTTCTGAATCAGATATTGTCAAAACCCTCTCTCCTTTTGTTCAACCCGTTACCGGTGCCATCCTCAATACAACCTGGTCAGCCAACGACATTACTAGCAGTACCGATAATCCTGCCAGCCAAATGTTAGAAAACGGTACGGCAGCTTTAAATCAGGGAAAAGTAATGGCTTATTTGGTTACCACTCCCGACCCCGCAGCAGTAGCGACGGCAAAATATCTTTGGGGTAGTTCACAACAAATTGGTTTAGGTGTAGGAGGATTAATAGTTAACCAGGGAACTATTGCTGACGATGTATCTGCTGATTTTGCTCCCTTAAGCGTTGCTTCTGTACCTAAATTTGATGGTGACAACTGGCAGGCAATAATTGACAAATTACCTGCCATGGATGAGAAGCTTGACGTACCCAAGCCTACAGAAGTTGTCATGGCAGAACGCAAAATTAAGGTATTCTTGCCAGGATTTGAGAAAAAAGATGTCAAGCTGACCCAATATGGTCCAGAGATTACGATTGAGGCTGGAGATCAGCGACGTAATATTACTCTTCCTCCTGCCTGGCGTGGTAATTCTGTAACAGGGGCGAAATTTATAAATGGCTATCTTGAGGTGTCTGTTGGTTAA
- a CDS encoding cytochrome b6f subunit PetP, whose product MEIGQKVKVYRIRDRVNRNVAGTLGKVGTIKEYRMTDGSGVGVVVQFDDRSSTWFFEDEIKPV is encoded by the coding sequence ATGGAAATCGGGCAAAAAGTAAAAGTTTATAGAATTAGAGACAGAGTAAACAGAAACGTTGCTGGAACACTCGGCAAAGTCGGTACTATTAAAGAATATAGAATGACTGATGGCAGTGGTGTTGGCGTAGTTGTTCAGTTTGACGATCGCTCATCGACCTGGTTTTTTGAGGATGAAATTAAGCCCGTATAG
- a CDS encoding ABC transporter permease: MFTSILKNKGSQNLSWYRELLMVLIKRNLKRRYRGSFLGIYWSLLNPIAMTGLYAAIFGAAFAQYYDNSALNYILAAFTGLVVINFFCASTAQALPSVVENGGMVNKIRLPLFVFPLSTIGANVFQLLMGAFPLLAVVTFILSQSLINVIALTLPITGLILVCTGIGMLMSALYVFFRDLSYFYELLTFLLWISSPIFYPKDIVPENVAKFLVLNPIYPIIESIRQISLSGDLPDLVLISHSLISGLIVLTIGVVGFSIWRSQFMDLL, translated from the coding sequence ATGTTTACATCCATTCTCAAAAATAAGGGTAGTCAAAACCTATCCTGGTATCGTGAACTGTTAATGGTTTTAATTAAACGTAATCTCAAAAGGAGATATCGTGGCTCTTTTTTGGGTATTTATTGGTCTTTGTTGAATCCTATAGCAATGACAGGTTTGTATGCAGCAATTTTTGGAGCAGCCTTTGCCCAGTATTACGATAATTCTGCCTTAAATTATATCTTGGCAGCTTTTACAGGTTTAGTAGTAATTAATTTTTTCTGTGCATCTACGGCACAGGCTTTACCTAGCGTGGTAGAGAATGGCGGAATGGTCAATAAAATACGTTTGCCTTTATTTGTTTTTCCTTTATCTACTATCGGAGCCAATGTTTTTCAACTGTTGATGGGAGCTTTTCCCCTATTGGCTGTCGTTACTTTTATTCTTTCTCAAAGTTTGATCAACGTTATTGCTTTAACCCTACCAATTACAGGTTTAATTTTGGTTTGTACGGGAATTGGTATGTTGATGAGCGCACTATACGTATTCTTTCGCGATCTATCCTATTTTTATGAGCTATTAACTTTTTTACTGTGGATTAGCTCGCCTATTTTTTATCCCAAGGATATTGTCCCCGAAAATGTAGCCAAATTCTTAGTTTTAAATCCGATTTATCCCATTATTGAGAGTATTCGTCAGATTTCATTATCAGGAGATCTTCCTGACTTAGTGTTAATTTCTCACAGTTTAATTAGCGGTCTAATAGTCTTGACTATTGGCGTGGTGGGATTTTCAATTTGGCGTTCTCAATTTATGGATCTACTATAA
- a CDS encoding ABC transporter ATP-binding protein → MQESIRLDGVSLWRRTQEEFSYDLKRTILSFLEGKYRHPAKKIVLDNIDLTIARGEKIGIIGANGSGKSTILKVISGILNPTTGKVRVKGKIAPLIELGAGFDPDLAVIDNIILYGVMLGYTQDQMRGRSKAILAFAELEDYAIAPVKSLSSGMTARLGFAVATDVKPDILILDEVLSVGDASFKEKSSKKMEEFWQDHVTVLLVSHSMEMIRQNCHKAIWLEKGRIRMIGSTNDVVDQYLGCVTTPHTEVSHPIATQFSKHLRSI, encoded by the coding sequence ATGCAAGAATCGATTAGATTAGACGGAGTTTCTTTGTGGCGCAGGACTCAAGAGGAGTTTTCTTACGATCTTAAACGAACTATTCTTTCTTTTTTAGAAGGCAAATATCGTCATCCTGCCAAAAAAATAGTCTTAGATAATATTGACCTAACCATTGCCCGCGGGGAAAAAATTGGTATTATTGGCGCGAATGGTTCTGGTAAATCTACTATTCTCAAGGTAATTTCTGGTATTCTGAACCCTACTACTGGTAAAGTCAGGGTTAAAGGCAAAATTGCGCCTTTAATTGAGCTTGGTGCAGGATTTGACCCCGATTTAGCGGTAATAGATAATATTATTCTCTATGGAGTAATGTTGGGCTACACTCAAGACCAGATGCGAGGCAGGTCTAAGGCGATTTTAGCGTTTGCTGAACTGGAAGATTATGCTATAGCCCCCGTCAAAAGTCTGTCTTCTGGGATGACAGCCCGTTTAGGATTTGCAGTTGCCACTGATGTTAAGCCAGACATATTAATCTTGGACGAAGTGCTTTCTGTAGGCGATGCTAGCTTCAAAGAGAAATCTAGTAAGAAAATGGAAGAGTTTTGGCAGGATCATGTCACCGTATTGTTAGTTTCTCACTCAATGGAAATGATTCGTCAAAACTGCCACAAAGCTATCTGGTTGGAGAAAGGGCGGATTAGAATGATTGGTAGTACCAATGATGTGGTAGATCAATATTTAGGTTGCGTTACTACTCCCCACACAGAGGTTTCTCATCCTATAGCAACTCAATTTAGCAAACACTTAAGATCTATCTAA
- a CDS encoding ABC transporter ATP-binding protein, whose amino-acid sequence MAAAVSIKNLRKSYGDVQAVKDISFTVQPGEIFGLLGPNGAGKTTTIRCLCTLAKPDGGKIEVGGISAIASPKAARQRLGYVAQEVAIDKVLTGRELLRLQAALYHLPKKLIGDRIDQLLTVLGLSEYADKKTGTYSGGIRKRLDLAAGLLHQPEVLVLDEPTVGLDIESRRVVWEFLRELRSAGTTVLITSHYLEEIDALADRLAIIGKGVVIAEGTPSELKNKLGGDRVTLRIREFTAQEEAEKAKHILESLPFVEEIIINTTQGNSLNLIVKSGQSSLSKIEQSLSEIDLPTFSLAQSRPSLDDVYLAATGQTIMDAEVSASSTRDLKKEKKQQMK is encoded by the coding sequence ATGGCTGCTGCCGTTTCGATCAAAAACTTACGGAAAAGCTATGGTGATGTCCAGGCGGTAAAGGATATATCTTTTACTGTGCAACCAGGAGAAATATTTGGTTTACTTGGTCCTAATGGTGCAGGAAAAACCACTACCATCCGCTGTTTGTGTACCCTAGCCAAGCCCGATGGCGGAAAAATAGAGGTTGGGGGCATATCGGCGATCGCCTCACCTAAAGCAGCAAGACAAAGATTAGGTTATGTTGCTCAAGAAGTCGCTATTGACAAGGTTTTAACTGGTAGAGAATTGTTAAGGCTACAGGCAGCACTCTACCACTTACCTAAAAAACTGATTGGCGATCGCATTGACCAGCTTTTGACAGTCTTGGGCTTGAGCGAATATGCCGATAAGAAAACAGGCACTTATTCAGGAGGCATTCGTAAACGTCTCGACTTGGCAGCAGGACTTTTGCATCAGCCTGAAGTGTTGGTTTTAGATGAGCCGACAGTAGGCTTAGATATTGAAAGCCGTAGGGTAGTTTGGGAATTTTTACGAGAGTTGCGATCGGCAGGGACAACTGTTTTAATTACTAGTCATTACTTAGAAGAAATCGATGCTTTAGCCGATCGCCTGGCAATCATAGGCAAAGGAGTCGTGATTGCTGAAGGCACACCCTCAGAGTTAAAAAACAAGCTGGGAGGCGATCGCGTTACCTTAAGAATTAGAGAGTTTACTGCCCAAGAAGAAGCAGAAAAAGCAAAGCATATTTTAGAATCTTTGCCTTTCGTCGAAGAAATAATTATCAATACTACCCAGGGTAATTCTTTAAATTTAATTGTTAAATCTGGTCAGAGTTCTTTAAGTAAAATAGAACAATCCTTATCAGAAATAGATTTACCTACCTTTAGTCTGGCACAGTCTCGCCCTAGCCTTGACGATGTATACCTCGCTGCTACTGGTCAAACCATTATGGATGCCGAAGTGTCCGCATCCAGCACCAGGGATCTTAAAAAAGAGAAAAAACAGCAAATGAAATGA
- a CDS encoding cytochrome P450, giving the protein MTTAIPSSAKPKLPPGSKAPAIVGMVQALLDQFGTLERYNQKYGEIFYGPKSSLMPPYVIFSSPQAIEKVFTADPSLFEIGQQSTAPVRVLLGDKSLVLLDGSEHKQHRKLLMPPFHGERMKSYGQTMVSVTKEVISQWQVGQTICIRDYTQEISLQIILRTIFGLEEGQRYDRLKAILVDWLDTFNSPLRSFFLFFPALQKDLGRLTPWGKFLQQQGQIKQILQEECDLRRQNPDTMGEDILSLLLTARYEDGQPMSDESIKDELMTMLFAGHETTASSLAWSFYWLHRLPQVGQKCRQELNSLAKNAEFTNIAKLPYLSAVVSETLRLNPVVVFVGRQLKQPFELMGYQLEAGTSLFPSIYLTHQREDLYPEPKKFKPERFIERQFSAYEYLPFGGGNRRCLGYAFALFEMKLVLATIMSQIKLELLDNRPLKFGRRGFTFTPEGGVKMKVISISNGQS; this is encoded by the coding sequence ATGACTACTGCAATTCCATCATCAGCCAAACCCAAACTTCCTCCTGGTTCAAAAGCTCCTGCGATCGTCGGTATGGTTCAAGCTTTACTCGATCAGTTTGGCACACTAGAAAGATATAACCAAAAATATGGAGAAATATTTTATGGTCCAAAATCTTCTTTAATGCCTCCTTATGTAATTTTTAGTAGTCCTCAAGCAATTGAAAAAGTTTTTACCGCCGATCCTAGTTTATTTGAAATTGGTCAACAGTCCACCGCACCAGTAAGGGTTTTGCTAGGAGATAAATCTTTAGTGTTGCTAGACGGCAGCGAACACAAACAACATCGTAAGTTACTGATGCCACCTTTTCACGGGGAGAGGATGAAAAGCTATGGTCAAACTATGGTTAGTGTGACTAAAGAAGTAATATCTCAATGGCAGGTTGGTCAAACTATTTGTATTCGAGACTATACTCAAGAGATTTCTCTGCAAATTATTTTAAGAACTATTTTTGGTTTAGAAGAAGGACAAAGATACGATCGCCTCAAAGCAATTTTGGTAGATTGGTTAGATACCTTTAACTCGCCACTGCGTTCTTTTTTCTTATTTTTTCCCGCCTTACAAAAAGACTTGGGTAGATTAACTCCCTGGGGTAAGTTTCTCCAACAACAAGGTCAAATTAAACAGATTTTACAAGAAGAATGCGATCTCCGTCGTCAAAATCCCGATACTATGGGCGAAGATATCCTCAGCTTATTGTTAACAGCTAGATATGAAGATGGTCAACCAATGAGTGATGAATCGATCAAAGATGAATTGATGACCATGTTGTTCGCAGGACATGAAACTACTGCAAGTTCTTTGGCTTGGTCATTCTATTGGCTACATCGTTTGCCCCAAGTCGGTCAAAAGTGCCGACAAGAATTAAATTCTCTGGCTAAAAATGCCGAATTTACCAATATTGCTAAACTTCCCTATCTTAGTGCGGTAGTATCAGAAACCCTCAGATTAAATCCCGTGGTGGTATTTGTTGGTCGTCAATTAAAGCAACCCTTTGAATTGATGGGATATCAGCTTGAGGCGGGAACATCTTTGTTTCCTTCTATTTATTTGACTCATCAACGAGAAGATCTTTATCCCGAACCCAAAAAATTTAAACCAGAAAGATTTATTGAAAGACAGTTTTCTGCCTATGAATATTTGCCTTTCGGCGGGGGAAATCGTCGTTGCTTGGGCTATGCTTTTGCCTTATTTGAAATGAAACTAGTTTTAGCGACTATTATGTCCCAGATAAAATTGGAATTGCTCGATAATCGCCCCTTAAAATTTGGTCGTCGCGGTTTTACTTTTACCCCTGAAGGCGGAGTTAAGATGAAGGTAATAAGTATAAGTAATGGGCAATCGTGA